The Streptomyces europaeiscabiei genome window below encodes:
- a CDS encoding FG-GAP-like repeat-containing protein yields MSRAPRATRRRISSALLAVPLAASMVLTGSGSSSAAPASVPAADDFNGDGYADLVVGAPNATVSGETKAGYVAVTYGSAKGLSTANKKIVSRSTAGIPGAATANQFFGASFARADLDRDGYGDLVIAGGKEGSVILWGSASGLTGGIGIAYGAVPQAGDFDGDGKTDLALFSAQRVSGDDPSGAPAALWKGPIKRDGKPTAVLPLLDRSLWWGWSEEDDSCETGGGCENGPASITGPVVSGEVGDFDGDGRDDILQVAYRGDGNWEGRLLMGGGATGFTRGDESGLRIGEDGDTAAGDVNGDGRDDLVAGSGGGRAHITYGSAAGLTAEHTHAFDQDLPGFPGAQEEGDHLGSAVSVADVTGDGYADVALGIEGEDVGSVADAGSVALLHGSAAGLTGAGAQVFHQNTAGVPGVAEKNDQFGATAALLDVNGDGHRDLAAASTAENASNGAVWLLRGISSGFTTKSAQAFGPKDLSAPYTNALFGSFLR; encoded by the coding sequence ATGTCCCGAGCGCCCCGAGCCACCCGACGCAGGATCAGCAGCGCCCTCCTGGCCGTACCCCTGGCCGCCTCGATGGTGCTGACCGGCTCCGGCTCGTCGTCGGCAGCCCCCGCGTCCGTCCCCGCCGCGGACGACTTCAACGGGGACGGCTACGCCGACCTGGTCGTCGGCGCGCCGAACGCGACCGTGTCCGGCGAGACGAAGGCCGGGTACGTGGCCGTGACGTACGGCTCGGCCAAGGGGCTGTCGACGGCGAACAAGAAAATCGTCAGCCGTTCGACCGCCGGGATCCCGGGGGCCGCCACCGCGAACCAGTTCTTCGGCGCCTCGTTCGCCAGGGCGGACCTGGACCGCGACGGCTACGGCGACCTCGTGATCGCGGGCGGCAAGGAGGGCTCGGTGATCCTGTGGGGCTCCGCGTCCGGTCTGACCGGCGGTATTGGCATCGCGTACGGGGCCGTGCCCCAGGCCGGTGACTTCGACGGCGACGGCAAGACCGACCTGGCGCTGTTCTCCGCGCAGCGGGTGAGCGGCGACGACCCGTCGGGCGCCCCGGCCGCGCTGTGGAAGGGCCCGATCAAGCGCGACGGCAAGCCCACCGCCGTACTGCCGCTTCTGGACAGGTCCCTGTGGTGGGGCTGGTCCGAGGAGGACGACTCCTGCGAGACGGGCGGCGGCTGCGAGAACGGCCCCGCGTCGATCACCGGCCCCGTCGTCTCCGGCGAGGTCGGCGACTTCGACGGCGACGGCCGCGACGACATTCTCCAGGTGGCCTACAGAGGCGACGGCAACTGGGAGGGACGTCTGCTCATGGGCGGCGGCGCGACGGGCTTCACCCGGGGCGACGAGTCCGGCCTGCGTATCGGCGAGGACGGCGACACCGCCGCCGGGGACGTCAACGGCGACGGCCGCGACGACCTGGTGGCCGGCTCCGGCGGCGGGAGGGCCCATATCACCTACGGCTCGGCGGCCGGTCTCACCGCCGAGCACACCCACGCCTTCGACCAGGATCTGCCGGGCTTCCCCGGCGCCCAGGAGGAGGGCGACCACCTCGGCTCCGCCGTGTCCGTCGCCGACGTCACCGGCGACGGCTACGCCGACGTCGCGCTCGGCATCGAGGGCGAGGACGTCGGCAGCGTTGCTGACGCCGGGTCGGTCGCCCTGCTGCACGGCAGCGCCGCGGGGCTCACCGGTGCCGGGGCCCAGGTCTTCCACCAGAACACGGCGGGTGTCCCCGGAGTGGCCGAGAAGAACGACCAGTTCGGCGCCACGGCCGCCCTGCTCGACGTCAACGGCGACGGCCACCGTGACCTGGCAGCCGCGTCCACGGCGGAGAACGCCTCCAACGGCGCCGTCTGGCTGCTGCGCGGCATCTCGTCCGGCTTCACCACCAAGTCGGCCCAGGCCTTCGGCCCGAAGGACCTGTCGGCCCCCTACACGAACGCCCTGTTCGGCAGCTTCCTCCGCTGA
- a CDS encoding PucR family transcriptional regulator → MSHAIRRATELALDETTVTALRAALKSTADEVVQAIIDEVPPYANALSGSMGGTIRRAVRTALGHYLDLASGNATGGDAGDAAYELGRGEVRDGRSMDALLSAYRVGARVAWRCLAAGAVPAGLPAAEVAKFAELTFAYIDELSAASAAGHADELAARGRAHERHLEQLVRDLLTGASPDVLLASAQRAGWQPPVSLTAVLLPAAQAWPVYRALDPSTLVLDDLPDAFGVLLVPDADRSHLLRQLTDRAAVVGPARPWTRASASYARAVRARSLSSDIRDTEDHLPELVLSADMDAFADLRARALAPLRTLPVATARRLEETLQAWLLHQGRRDEVAAALFVHPQTVRYRMSQLRELFPDLGSPHRVLELTLAVGLRVS, encoded by the coding sequence ATGAGCCATGCAATCCGGAGGGCCACCGAACTGGCCCTGGATGAGACGACGGTCACCGCACTTCGGGCCGCGCTGAAGAGCACCGCCGACGAGGTCGTCCAGGCGATCATCGACGAGGTCCCTCCATACGCCAACGCTCTTTCGGGCAGCATGGGCGGCACCATCCGCCGAGCCGTCCGCACCGCCCTGGGGCACTATCTGGACCTCGCGAGCGGGAACGCCACGGGCGGCGACGCCGGTGACGCAGCCTATGAGCTGGGCCGCGGCGAGGTGCGCGACGGCCGTTCGATGGACGCCCTACTCAGCGCCTATCGTGTCGGCGCCCGCGTGGCCTGGCGATGCCTGGCAGCAGGTGCCGTACCCGCAGGTCTGCCCGCCGCTGAGGTCGCCAAGTTCGCCGAGCTGACCTTCGCCTACATCGACGAGCTCTCTGCCGCGAGCGCCGCGGGCCACGCCGACGAACTGGCCGCCCGGGGCCGCGCTCATGAGCGCCACCTGGAACAACTGGTCCGCGACCTCCTCACCGGCGCGAGCCCGGACGTGCTGCTGGCCTCTGCTCAACGGGCAGGGTGGCAGCCTCCGGTTTCGCTGACCGCGGTCCTGCTGCCCGCCGCGCAGGCCTGGCCTGTCTACCGCGCGCTCGACCCGAGCACCCTCGTCCTCGACGATCTGCCGGACGCCTTCGGAGTGCTGCTCGTCCCCGATGCCGACCGATCACATCTCTTGAGGCAGCTGACCGACCGCGCCGCCGTGGTCGGCCCGGCCCGGCCATGGACTCGAGCGTCCGCCTCGTACGCACGAGCCGTACGTGCGCGCTCCCTCTCCTCTGATATTCGCGACACCGAGGACCACCTGCCCGAGCTGGTGCTGAGCGCCGACATGGACGCGTTCGCAGACCTGCGTGCCCGAGCCCTCGCACCGTTGCGGACCTTGCCTGTCGCGACCGCGCGGCGGCTGGAGGAGACGTTGCAGGCGTGGCTGCTGCACCAGGGCAGGCGGGACGAGGTGGCGGCGGCGTTGTTCGTCCATCCCCAGACCGTCCGGTACCGGATGTCGCAGCTGCGGGAGCTGTTTCCGGATCTCGGGTCGCCGCACCGGGTCCTCGAACTGACGCTGGCGGTCGGTCTTCGGGTCAGCTGA
- a CDS encoding sugar ABC transporter substrate-binding protein — translation MHRHHRAATLAAVAITGALIATGCSSNSGGKKSEEGGAAVSAGKADTPRMTVAMITHAAPGDTFWDLIRKGAQAAAAKDNIKLVYSNDPSAGNQANLVQNAIDQKVDGIALTAAKPDAMKDAVAKATAAGIPVVGFNSGLDDWKDLGMLEYFGQDENIAGQAFGERLNDSSAKHALCVIQEQGQVALEARCAGLKKGFSGKTDILYVNGTDMPSVKSTITAKLKQDSSIDRVVTLGAPIALTAVQSVSDASSKAKIATFDLNKDLVKAVQDNTIEFAVDQQPYLQGYLAVDGLWLYKNNGNFSGGGTAPVLTGPAFITKDNADTVAEFAAKGTR, via the coding sequence ATGCACAGACACCACCGAGCCGCCACTCTGGCCGCCGTCGCCATCACCGGGGCGCTGATCGCCACGGGCTGCTCCAGCAACTCCGGTGGGAAGAAGTCCGAGGAAGGCGGTGCCGCCGTCTCCGCGGGCAAGGCCGACACCCCCCGGATGACCGTCGCGATGATCACCCACGCGGCCCCCGGCGACACCTTCTGGGACCTCATCCGCAAGGGAGCCCAAGCCGCTGCCGCCAAGGACAACATCAAGCTGGTCTACTCCAACGACCCGAGCGCCGGCAACCAGGCCAACCTCGTGCAGAACGCCATCGACCAGAAGGTCGACGGCATCGCGCTCACCGCCGCCAAGCCGGACGCCATGAAGGACGCCGTGGCCAAGGCCACTGCCGCGGGCATTCCCGTCGTCGGGTTCAACTCCGGTCTCGACGACTGGAAAGACCTCGGCATGCTGGAGTACTTCGGCCAGGACGAGAACATCGCCGGCCAGGCCTTCGGCGAACGCCTCAACGACTCGAGCGCCAAGCACGCCCTCTGCGTCATCCAGGAACAGGGACAAGTCGCCCTTGAGGCCCGCTGCGCCGGCCTGAAGAAGGGTTTCAGCGGCAAGACCGACATCCTCTACGTCAACGGCACCGACATGCCCTCCGTAAAGTCGACCATCACCGCAAAGCTCAAGCAGGACTCCTCCATCGACCGTGTGGTCACCCTCGGTGCCCCGATCGCACTCACAGCGGTGCAGTCGGTGTCCGACGCCAGCAGCAAGGCCAAGATCGCCACGTTCGACCTCAACAAGGACCTGGTGAAGGCCGTACAGGACAACACCATCGAGTTCGCCGTCGACCAGCAGCCCTACCTCCAGGGCTACCTCGCCGTCGATGGTCTGTGGCTCTACAAGAACAACGGCAACTTCAGCGGGGGCGGCACCGCGCCCGTGCTCACCGGCCCGGCCTTCATCACCAAGGACAACGCCGACACCGTGGCCGAGTTCGCCGCGAAGGGCACCCGGTGA
- a CDS encoding helix-turn-helix transcriptional regulator: MRTDRLVAILLLLQRRERVTAAEVAQELEISERTARRDLDALAMAGVPVYSMQGRGGGWRLVGGARTDLSGLTASEARALFLVAGPASAATPAVKAALRKLVHALPEPFRVQAEAAASSLVMDPQRWGASRVEHRPPRLLDALQDAVIRGVQVRLRYVDRKGAETERIVHPLGIVAKGLLWYLVSNTEAGRRTFRIDRVSSADPTDDPVHRPQDFDLAESWREIADEIDRKRTPLEIQAVCAPHGIGLLRMALGGRLQVGGSATDGRVEVVIRGPNEYVLAGELAGLVEWLEVTGPPGVRDHLASIGNALVERYG, encoded by the coding sequence ATGCGAACCGACCGGCTGGTGGCCATCCTCCTTCTGCTGCAACGGCGCGAGCGGGTGACAGCAGCAGAGGTCGCCCAAGAGTTGGAGATCTCCGAGCGCACCGCCCGCCGCGACCTCGACGCCCTGGCCATGGCCGGGGTGCCCGTGTACTCCATGCAGGGCCGAGGTGGCGGCTGGCGCCTCGTGGGCGGCGCCCGCACCGACCTGTCCGGGTTGACCGCGAGTGAGGCCCGCGCCCTTTTCCTGGTTGCCGGCCCGGCCTCGGCTGCGACGCCGGCCGTGAAAGCAGCTCTGCGCAAGCTCGTGCATGCCCTGCCGGAGCCCTTCCGGGTGCAGGCCGAGGCAGCAGCGTCGTCCTTGGTCATGGACCCGCAACGATGGGGGGCGAGTCGGGTCGAGCACCGACCGCCTCGCCTCCTCGACGCACTCCAGGACGCGGTGATCCGCGGCGTCCAGGTGCGGCTCCGCTACGTCGATCGCAAAGGCGCCGAAACCGAGAGAATCGTCCACCCGCTGGGCATCGTCGCCAAGGGGCTGTTGTGGTACCTCGTCTCCAACACCGAGGCCGGCCGGCGGACCTTCCGGATCGACCGCGTGTCGTCCGCCGACCCGACCGACGATCCCGTGCACCGACCCCAGGACTTCGACCTTGCCGAGAGCTGGCGCGAGATCGCCGACGAGATCGACCGCAAGCGAACGCCCCTCGAGATTCAGGCGGTATGCGCGCCTCACGGGATAGGTCTGCTCCGGATGGCGCTCGGCGGTCGGCTCCAGGTGGGAGGTTCCGCGACCGACGGCCGCGTCGAGGTCGTGATCCGCGGCCCCAACGAGTACGTGCTCGCCGGCGAGCTTGCCGGGCTGGTCGAATGGCTCGAGGTGACCGGCCCTCCGGGTGTGCGAGACCATCTGGCCTCGATCGGCAACGCGCTCGTCGAGCGATACGGCTGA
- a CDS encoding GNAT family N-acetyltransferase, whose product MNDLHFRLADETDLAALVRLRDDAARWMLTQGITGQWQPGQLNEEHFRKTMASGEVWVAEADGRMAGAWELWWEDEDAWGPQPPVAGYVHRLMVDRSSAQPGTGRVLLRAAEHRVAAAGRAFVRLDCLAGNARLNAYYLDAGYGVVGHKAGKPQPGGAPKSFTLLEKNLRENQHEDR is encoded by the coding sequence GTGAACGATCTCCACTTCCGTCTCGCCGACGAGACCGACCTCGCTGCTCTCGTTCGTCTGCGCGACGACGCTGCCCGGTGGATGCTCACCCAGGGCATCACCGGCCAGTGGCAGCCCGGCCAGCTGAACGAGGAACACTTCCGCAAGACCATGGCGAGTGGCGAGGTCTGGGTCGCCGAGGCCGACGGCCGCATGGCCGGGGCATGGGAGCTGTGGTGGGAGGACGAGGACGCCTGGGGACCGCAACCGCCGGTGGCCGGCTACGTGCATCGGCTGATGGTGGACCGCAGCAGCGCCCAGCCGGGGACGGGGCGGGTGTTGCTGCGGGCTGCGGAGCACCGCGTTGCCGCGGCGGGGCGGGCGTTCGTGCGTCTGGACTGCCTGGCCGGCAACGCGCGCCTGAACGCTTACTACCTGGACGCCGGCTACGGGGTCGTCGGTCACAAGGCGGGCAAGCCGCAGCCGGGTGGTGCACCCAAGTCGTTCACACTCCTCGAGAAGAACCTGCGGGAAAACCAGCATGAGGACAGGTAG
- a CDS encoding ferredoxin reductase, which produces MTSAALRSRAWKLLEMVTTPLLPSDYLDLVSPLRAGADLRARIEAVHPETGDAATIVIRPGRGWRGHTAGQYVRIGVDVDGVRLWRAYSVTSPTDRQDGRVTITVKAIPDGKVSNHLVRRAKPGTLIQLDQATGDFVLPEAKPAKVLYLTAGSGITPVMGMLRDIELDDVVMVHSAPQPQDVIFRNDLHDLVADKKLRLTEVHTDTDGMLDIARLDELVPDWAERETWACGPAGLLDAAEEHWTEHGVRERLHTERFRPSIAVVGDGGEVTFSTTGKTVDADGATPLLDVGEEAGVLMPSGCRMGICFGCVTPLKAGAVRDLRTGEITEAEPGVLIQTCVSAAAGPCDIER; this is translated from the coding sequence ATGACGAGTGCAGCCCTCCGCAGCAGGGCGTGGAAACTACTGGAGATGGTCACGACGCCGCTGCTGCCGTCGGACTACCTGGACCTGGTCAGCCCGCTGCGTGCGGGCGCTGACCTGCGTGCACGCATCGAGGCCGTGCACCCCGAGACGGGTGACGCCGCGACCATCGTGATCAGGCCGGGACGGGGCTGGCGCGGCCACACAGCCGGTCAGTACGTGCGGATCGGAGTCGATGTCGACGGGGTGCGCCTGTGGCGTGCCTACTCGGTCACCTCGCCGACAGACCGCCAGGACGGCCGCGTCACGATCACCGTGAAGGCGATCCCGGACGGCAAGGTCAGCAACCACCTGGTCCGCAGGGCGAAACCGGGCACGCTGATCCAGCTCGACCAGGCGACCGGTGACTTCGTGCTGCCGGAGGCCAAGCCCGCCAAGGTGCTCTACCTGACGGCCGGCAGCGGCATCACGCCTGTGATGGGCATGCTGCGCGACATCGAGCTCGACGACGTCGTCATGGTCCACTCCGCGCCACAGCCGCAAGACGTGATCTTCCGCAACGATCTGCACGACCTGGTCGCGGACAAGAAGCTGCGTCTCACCGAGGTGCACACCGACACGGACGGCATGCTCGACATCGCCCGTCTCGACGAACTCGTGCCCGACTGGGCCGAGCGCGAGACCTGGGCTTGCGGGCCCGCGGGCCTGCTCGACGCCGCCGAAGAGCACTGGACCGAGCACGGCGTCCGAGAGCGTCTGCACACCGAACGCTTCCGCCCCAGCATCGCCGTCGTCGGCGACGGTGGCGAGGTCACGTTCAGCACCACCGGCAAGACCGTCGACGCGGACGGCGCCACGCCGTTGCTGGACGTCGGCGAGGAGGCCGGCGTGCTCATGCCGTCCGGGTGCCGCATGGGCATCTGCTTCGGCTGCGTCACGCCGCTCAAGGCGGGCGCCGTCCGCGACCTGCGCACCGGCGAGATCACCGAGGCCGAGCCGGGCGTCCTCATCCAGACCTGCGTGTCCGCTGCGGCGGGCCCCTGCGACATCGAACGGTAG
- a CDS encoding alpha/beta fold hydrolase, translating to MFDPVDFPDPTLVSVNGVELEVFEAGRENAGKPIMLCHGWPEHAFSWRHQVPALAAAGYHVIVPNQRGYGNSSRPAEVTDYDIECLSGDLVALLDHYGYEDATFVGHDWGAMVVWGLTLLHPDRVNKVINLSLPYQERGEKPWIEFMEDALGGDFYFVHFNRQPGVADAVFEENTFQFLRNMYRKNEPPREPQPGMAMIDLARAETPLGDPLMSDSELAVFVSAFESTGFTGSVNWYRNLDRNWRLLADVDPIIQQPTLMIYGDRDAVQRSEKLAEFVPHVEVVNLDCGHWIQQEKPEETNQVITKWLEQQDANY from the coding sequence GTGTTCGATCCAGTAGATTTCCCCGACCCCACCCTTGTTTCTGTCAACGGTGTAGAGCTTGAGGTCTTTGAAGCAGGTCGAGAAAACGCAGGAAAACCCATTATGCTCTGTCATGGCTGGCCAGAGCATGCCTTTTCCTGGCGCCATCAGGTGCCCGCCCTTGCCGCAGCGGGCTACCACGTCATCGTCCCGAATCAGCGAGGTTATGGCAATTCATCCCGTCCGGCCGAAGTGACGGACTATGACATTGAATGCTTGTCGGGTGATCTCGTCGCGCTTCTCGATCACTACGGGTACGAGGATGCCACTTTTGTCGGTCACGACTGGGGTGCAATGGTCGTCTGGGGACTGACCCTGCTGCATCCGGACCGTGTAAACAAAGTGATCAACCTGAGCTTGCCTTACCAAGAGCGCGGAGAAAAGCCCTGGATCGAGTTCATGGAAGATGCGCTCGGCGGCGACTTCTATTTCGTCCACTTCAATCGTCAGCCAGGCGTCGCGGACGCCGTGTTCGAAGAGAATACCTTCCAGTTCCTTCGCAACATGTACCGGAAGAACGAGCCCCCCAGGGAACCTCAGCCGGGCATGGCGATGATCGATCTCGCCAGAGCGGAAACACCACTCGGTGATCCCCTCATGAGCGACAGCGAACTGGCCGTTTTCGTCTCCGCCTTCGAATCGACAGGGTTCACGGGCAGTGTGAATTGGTACAGGAATCTTGACCGCAACTGGCGCTTGCTGGCGGACGTGGACCCGATCATCCAGCAGCCCACGCTCATGATCTACGGCGACCGGGATGCGGTCCAGAGGTCTGAGAAACTGGCGGAGTTCGTGCCCCATGTGGAAGTGGTCAATCTGGATTGCGGTCATTGGATCCAGCAGGAAAAGCCGGAAGAAACAAACCAGGTGATTACAAAATGGCTGGAACAGCAGGATGCCAACTATTAA
- a CDS encoding ABC transporter permease — protein sequence MTQATAPAASSPSSPAPPAAQKDGRTTQRSLGHRLLARPEVGALIAAIGVYLFFFSVAPSFREAGSLATVLYQASVMGIMALPVALLTIGGEFDLSAGVAVTTSALTAAILSFQLSVNVWTGVIVALIVSLAVGAFNGWLLIRTGLPSFLVTLGSFLILQGSNLAVTKIFTGNVASDSIADMDGFDQAKSVFASEIPIGGVNFKITVFYWLAFAGIATWLLLRTKFGNWIFAVGGNKDSARAVGVPVNLTKIALFMGVGAGAWFVGMHLLFSFNTVQSGEGVGNEFLYIIAAVIGGCLLTGGYGSAIGPVIGAFIFGMVSQGIVYANWNPDWFKAFLGVMLLIAALVNLWVRSQATRR from the coding sequence ATGACCCAAGCAACGGCACCGGCGGCGAGTTCCCCCTCGTCGCCGGCTCCGCCGGCCGCCCAGAAGGACGGCCGCACCACACAGCGTTCCCTGGGGCACCGACTGCTGGCCCGCCCCGAGGTCGGCGCACTGATCGCCGCGATCGGCGTCTATCTGTTCTTCTTCTCCGTCGCGCCTTCCTTCCGCGAGGCCGGCTCGCTGGCGACGGTGCTCTACCAGGCGTCGGTGATGGGCATCATGGCCCTGCCGGTGGCCCTGCTGACGATCGGCGGCGAGTTCGACCTCTCCGCCGGCGTCGCGGTCACCACCTCCGCCCTCACCGCCGCGATCCTGAGCTTCCAGTTGTCGGTGAACGTATGGACCGGCGTGATCGTCGCGCTGATCGTGTCGCTGGCGGTCGGCGCGTTCAACGGCTGGCTGCTGATCAGGACCGGCCTGCCGAGCTTCCTGGTCACCCTCGGCTCGTTCCTGATCCTCCAGGGCTCCAACCTCGCCGTCACAAAGATCTTCACCGGCAACGTGGCGTCCGACTCGATCGCCGACATGGACGGCTTCGACCAGGCCAAGAGCGTCTTCGCCTCCGAGATCCCCATCGGCGGCGTCAACTTCAAGATCACTGTGTTCTACTGGCTCGCCTTCGCGGGCATCGCGACCTGGCTGCTGCTGCGCACCAAGTTCGGCAACTGGATCTTCGCCGTCGGCGGCAACAAGGACTCCGCCCGCGCGGTCGGCGTCCCGGTCAACCTCACCAAGATCGCCCTCTTCATGGGTGTCGGCGCAGGCGCCTGGTTCGTGGGCATGCACCTGCTGTTCTCGTTCAACACGGTGCAGTCCGGCGAGGGCGTGGGCAACGAGTTCCTGTACATCATCGCCGCCGTGATCGGCGGATGCCTGCTGACCGGTGGCTACGGCTCGGCGATCGGCCCGGTCATCGGTGCCTTCATCTTCGGCATGGTCTCCCAGGGCATCGTCTACGCCAACTGGAACCCCGACTGGTTCAAGGCCTTCCTCGGCGTGATGCTCCTGATCGCCGCCCTCGTCAACTTGTGGGTCCGCAGCCAAGCGACCCGGAGGTGA
- a CDS encoding sugar phosphate isomerase/epimerase family protein, with product MKIALDPYMFRHLPIGEMVRTVSELGYQYIELSPRDDFMPFFLHPRADDERVAEFKRALRTHGVQLASVLPLYKWSSPDEAERQAAVRYWKRMIEITADLGCPLMNSEFNGRPERAAESEAAFWRSLEELLPLFEREGIALNLEAHPDDFCEENNPAVDLVTAINKPWVNYLYCAPHSFHLSGVSEVGADIAAMMRYAGDRLKHVHIADSFNHKGSSGLRYILNPPGTTARIHQHLDIGQGEVDWDAFFGTLRELDFDGVATACVFAWEERARESSAFMLDRITKELAS from the coding sequence GTGAAAATCGCCCTCGACCCGTACATGTTCCGCCACCTGCCGATCGGCGAGATGGTGCGCACGGTCTCCGAACTCGGCTATCAGTACATCGAGTTGTCGCCGCGCGACGACTTCATGCCCTTCTTCCTGCATCCGCGGGCAGACGACGAACGCGTCGCGGAGTTCAAGCGCGCGCTGCGCACGCACGGGGTGCAGCTGGCCTCGGTGCTGCCGCTGTACAAGTGGTCCTCGCCCGACGAGGCCGAGCGGCAGGCGGCCGTCCGCTACTGGAAGCGGATGATCGAGATCACCGCCGACCTCGGATGCCCGCTGATGAACTCGGAGTTCAACGGCCGCCCCGAGCGCGCCGCCGAAAGCGAGGCCGCGTTCTGGCGCTCGCTGGAGGAGCTGCTGCCACTGTTCGAACGGGAGGGCATCGCCCTGAACCTGGAGGCCCACCCGGACGACTTCTGCGAGGAGAACAACCCGGCCGTCGACCTCGTCACGGCGATCAACAAACCCTGGGTGAACTACCTCTACTGCGCCCCGCACTCCTTCCACCTCTCCGGTGTCTCGGAGGTCGGCGCGGACATCGCGGCGATGATGCGGTACGCCGGTGACAGGCTGAAGCACGTGCACATCGCCGACTCCTTCAACCACAAGGGCTCCAGCGGCCTGCGCTACATCCTCAACCCGCCCGGCACCACCGCCCGCATCCACCAACACCTGGACATCGGCCAGGGCGAGGTGGACTGGGACGCCTTCTTCGGCACCCTGCGCGAGCTGGACTTCGACGGCGTGGCCACCGCCTGTGTCTTCGCCTGGGAGGAACGGGCGAGGGAGTCGTCCGCGTTCATGCTGGACCGCATCACCAAGGAACTCGCTTCCTGA
- a CDS encoding ATP-binding cassette domain-containing protein: MTNTNGSAADGAPAKDAGDAEKDVVQDAAAPGQDTPTVELRDAGKAYGNIRALHGVNLTVHPGKVTCVLGDNGAGKSTLIKIVSGLHQHTEGEFVIDGRPVRFSTPREALDAGIATVYQDLATVPLMPVWRNFFLGSEMTKGPWPIRRLDIERMKKTADEELRNMGIVLDDLDQPIGTLSGGQRQCVAIARAVYFGARVLILDEPTAALGVKQSGVVLKYIAAARDRGLGVIFITHNPHHAYMVGDHFSVLRLGTLELSAARDQVSLEELTNHMAGGTELAALKHELAQVRGVDVDELPDEADLTTPASAAGQGAS; the protein is encoded by the coding sequence ATGACCAACACCAACGGATCAGCAGCAGACGGTGCGCCCGCGAAGGACGCCGGCGACGCCGAGAAGGACGTCGTCCAGGACGCGGCGGCGCCCGGCCAGGACACGCCGACCGTCGAGCTGCGCGACGCGGGCAAGGCCTACGGCAACATCCGCGCCCTGCACGGTGTGAACCTCACCGTCCACCCCGGCAAGGTCACCTGCGTGCTCGGCGACAACGGCGCCGGCAAGTCCACCCTCATCAAGATCGTCTCCGGCCTGCACCAGCACACCGAGGGCGAGTTCGTCATCGACGGCAGGCCCGTGCGCTTCTCCACCCCGCGCGAGGCCCTCGACGCAGGCATCGCCACCGTCTACCAGGACCTGGCCACCGTGCCCCTGATGCCGGTATGGCGCAACTTCTTCCTCGGCTCGGAGATGACCAAGGGCCCCTGGCCGATCCGCCGCCTCGACATCGAGAGGATGAAGAAGACCGCGGACGAGGAACTGCGCAACATGGGCATCGTCCTGGACGACCTGGACCAGCCCATCGGCACCCTCTCCGGCGGCCAGCGCCAGTGCGTGGCCATCGCCCGCGCCGTCTACTTCGGCGCCCGCGTCCTCATCCTCGACGAGCCCACCGCCGCCCTCGGCGTCAAACAGTCCGGCGTGGTCCTCAAGTACATCGCCGCCGCCCGCGACCGCGGCCTCGGCGTCATCTTCATCACCCACAACCCACACCACGCCTACATGGTCGGCGACCACTTCAGCGTCCTGCGCCTGGGCACCCTCGAACTCTCCGCCGCCCGCGACCAGGTCAGCCTCGAAGAACTCACCAACCACATGGCCGGCGGCACCGAACTCGCCGCCCTCAAACACGAACTCGCCCAAGTACGCGGCGTCGACGTCGACGAACTCCCGGACGAGGCGGACCTCACCACGCCTGCGTCGGCCGCTGGTCAAGGAGCCTCCTGA